The following coding sequences lie in one Falsibacillus albus genomic window:
- a CDS encoding TatD family hydrolase — MLFDTHVHLNAEQFNEDLEEVLERAKEAGVEKMVVVGFDRPTIERAMELIEKYDYLYASVGWHPVDAIDMKEEDLEWIEQLTEHPKVVALGEMGLDYHWDKSPKDIQKEVFRKQIRLAKKVKMPIIIHNREATQDIVDILREEGAEEVGGIMHCFSGSPETAKECVDMNFYISLGGPVTFKNAKKPKEVAMEIPIEKMLIETDCPYLAPHPNRGKRNEPSYVKLVAEEISRLKELPYEEVAKKTTENAHKLFDIKR; from the coding sequence ATGCTTTTTGACACACATGTTCACTTGAATGCTGAACAATTCAATGAAGATTTAGAGGAAGTGCTCGAGAGGGCGAAAGAAGCAGGGGTAGAGAAAATGGTAGTGGTAGGGTTCGATCGTCCGACTATAGAACGCGCAATGGAATTGATCGAAAAGTATGATTATTTATACGCAAGTGTCGGCTGGCACCCTGTTGATGCAATTGACATGAAAGAAGAAGACCTTGAATGGATCGAACAATTAACGGAACATCCTAAAGTGGTCGCACTAGGGGAAATGGGATTGGATTATCATTGGGATAAATCGCCAAAGGATATTCAGAAGGAAGTTTTCCGCAAGCAGATCCGCTTGGCTAAAAAAGTGAAAATGCCAATTATCATTCATAATCGTGAAGCTACCCAGGATATCGTGGATATTTTAAGAGAAGAAGGCGCGGAAGAAGTAGGTGGAATCATGCATTGCTTCAGCGGCAGCCCGGAAACCGCAAAGGAATGTGTAGATATGAATTTCTATATTTCCTTGGGAGGTCCCGTGACATTCAAAAACGCTAAAAAACCGAAAGAAGTAGCGATGGAAATTCCAATCGAAAAAATGTTGATCGAAACTGATTGTCCCTATTTGGCTCCTCATCCAAACAGAGGAAAACGGAATGAGCCTTCTTATGTAAAATTGGTTGCTGAGGAAATCTCCCGTTTGAAAGAACTCCCATACGAGGAAGTTGCCAAAAAAACAACAGAAAATGCACATAAATTATTCGACATTAAACGCTAA
- the metG gene encoding methionine--tRNA ligase yields MKEKLKTFYITTPIYYPSGNLHIGHAYTTVAGDAMARYKRMRGFDVMYLTGTDEHGQKIQRKAEEKGISPQEYVDGIVEGIQELWNKLDISYNDFIRTTQPRHKEIVEKIFKKLLDQGDIYLDQYEGWYCTPCESFFTERQLVDGKCPDCGRPVEKVKEESYFFKMSKYVDRLLQYYEENPEFIQPESRKNEMINNFIKPGLEDLAVSRTTFDWGVKVPGDPKHVIYVWIDALSNYITALGYGTDHDANYLKYWPADVHLVGKEIVRFHTIYWPIMLMALDLPLPKKVFAHGWLLMKDGKMSKSKGNVVDPVTLIDRYGLDALRYYLLREVPFGSDGVFTPEGFVERVNFDLANDLGNLLNRTIAMINKYFDGVIPEYKGSEGEFDQQLLSMNKETIVKYEEAMENMEFSVALSAVWQLISRSNKYIDETQPWVLAKDEASRDELANVMVHLAESLRRVAVLLQPYLTAAPKKIFEQLNVVDESLQSWESLETFGMIPAGAEVVKKGEPIFPRLDVQEEVDYIKNQMTGGVPQEAPKEEVKAPEVDEITIDDFMKVELRVAEVIHAEPVKKTDKLLKIQLDLGYEKRQVVSGIAKFYTPDQLKGKKVICVTNLKPVKLRGELSEGMILAGEKDGVLSLASVDQALENGAKVK; encoded by the coding sequence ATGAAGGAAAAATTGAAAACATTCTATATAACTACCCCGATCTATTACCCAAGCGGCAATTTGCATATTGGACATGCCTATACAACCGTTGCTGGTGACGCAATGGCACGATATAAAAGAATGCGTGGCTTCGATGTCATGTATTTAACCGGGACGGATGAACATGGACAAAAAATCCAACGGAAAGCCGAAGAAAAAGGGATTTCCCCACAGGAATATGTTGATGGGATTGTCGAGGGCATTCAAGAACTGTGGAACAAGCTGGACATTTCCTACAACGATTTTATTCGGACAACACAGCCTCGACACAAGGAAATTGTCGAAAAAATATTTAAGAAGCTTTTAGATCAAGGTGACATCTACTTGGATCAGTACGAAGGGTGGTACTGTACACCATGTGAATCCTTCTTTACTGAAAGACAGCTGGTTGATGGGAAATGTCCGGATTGCGGAAGGCCGGTTGAAAAAGTAAAAGAAGAGTCCTATTTCTTCAAAATGAGTAAATATGTCGATCGACTTCTTCAATATTATGAAGAAAACCCAGAATTCATCCAGCCAGAATCCCGAAAAAATGAAATGATCAATAACTTCATCAAACCAGGTCTGGAGGACTTGGCGGTATCCAGAACGACATTCGATTGGGGAGTAAAAGTTCCCGGTGACCCTAAGCATGTCATTTATGTATGGATCGATGCTTTGTCGAATTACATCACTGCCCTTGGTTATGGTACAGACCATGATGCCAATTATCTTAAATATTGGCCTGCTGACGTACACCTTGTCGGTAAGGAAATCGTCCGTTTCCATACAATCTATTGGCCGATCATGCTGATGGCTTTGGACTTGCCGCTTCCGAAAAAGGTGTTTGCCCATGGGTGGCTATTGATGAAGGACGGGAAAATGTCAAAATCCAAAGGGAATGTAGTCGATCCAGTTACATTGATTGACCGATATGGCCTGGATGCACTTAGATACTATTTATTGCGTGAAGTTCCGTTTGGGTCCGATGGTGTATTTACGCCTGAAGGATTTGTTGAAAGAGTGAACTTTGACTTGGCTAATGACTTAGGAAACTTATTAAATAGAACAATTGCAATGATCAATAAATACTTCGATGGAGTGATTCCTGAATATAAAGGATCTGAAGGTGAGTTTGATCAACAGCTCCTTAGCATGAACAAAGAGACAATCGTGAAATATGAAGAAGCGATGGAAAATATGGAATTCTCAGTAGCGCTCTCTGCTGTATGGCAGCTAATCAGCCGTTCCAATAAATATATTGATGAAACACAGCCATGGGTGCTTGCCAAGGATGAAGCGAGTCGCGATGAATTAGCGAACGTGATGGTTCATTTGGCAGAGTCTCTCAGGAGGGTCGCTGTTTTGCTTCAGCCTTACTTAACGGCTGCACCTAAAAAGATATTTGAACAATTGAATGTGGTGGATGAATCTCTTCAATCTTGGGAAAGCTTGGAGACATTCGGCATGATTCCTGCAGGAGCGGAAGTAGTGAAAAAAGGAGAGCCGATCTTCCCGCGCCTAGACGTGCAGGAAGAAGTGGACTACATTAAGAATCAGATGACCGGCGGAGTACCTCAAGAAGCTCCTAAGGAAGAAGTCAAAGCACCGGAAGTGGATGAAATCACCATCGATGACTTTATGAAAGTTGAACTTCGAGTGGCAGAGGTCATTCACGCTGAGCCTGTCAAGAAGACAGACAAGCTGCTTAAAATCCAATTGGATTTAGGCTATGAAAAGCGTCAAGTTGTTTCGGGCATCGCTAAGTTTTATACTCCAGATCAGCTTAAAGGGAAAAAAGTTATCTGCGTCACCAACTTGAAACCTGTGAAGCTGAGAGGCGAGTTGTCTGAAGGAATGATATTGGCGGGTGAAAAAGATGGAGTTCTGTCATTGGCTTCAGTTGATCAAGCTCTGGAAAACGGCGCAAAAGTAAAATAA